Proteins co-encoded in one Halorussus vallis genomic window:
- a CDS encoding DUF7344 domain-containing protein: MSDERTIADTGLTEADAQTTAITDEMLHALSEADRRETVDYLLERDRRASVSDIADHLSSPDDSEREYEKAHASLYHVHLPQLASAGIVAYDEETETTELEIDRREVEDLLDAAAEMPG, from the coding sequence ATGAGTGACGAACGCACGATAGCCGACACCGGACTGACCGAAGCCGACGCACAGACGACCGCGATCACCGACGAGATGCTTCACGCGCTCTCGGAGGCCGACCGCCGCGAGACGGTCGACTATCTGCTCGAACGCGACCGGCGGGCCTCCGTCTCGGACATCGCCGACCACCTCTCGTCGCCCGACGACTCCGAACGCGAGTACGAGAAGGCCCACGCGTCGCTGTACCACGTCCACCTCCCGCAACTGGCGAGCGCCGGCATCGTCGCCTACGACGAGGAGACCGAAACCACGGAACTCGAAATCGACCGGCGAGAGGTCGAGGACCTCCTCGACGCGGCCGCCGAGATGCCCGGGTGA
- a CDS encoding universal stress protein yields MYDRILVPTDGSAETERAVAHAADLATAHDAELHAVYVVDAATFAGLPMEASWDGITETLHGEGEAALERVESIADDRGVAVTTHLLEGSPSKRIVQWAEGEDCDLVVMGTHGRGGIDRLLLGSVAERVVRACKVPVLTVRVGDDEETPTASEASAETESAVVE; encoded by the coding sequence ATGTACGACCGGATACTCGTGCCGACCGACGGTTCGGCCGAGACGGAGCGGGCGGTCGCCCACGCCGCCGACCTGGCCACCGCGCACGACGCGGAACTGCACGCCGTCTACGTCGTCGACGCCGCGACGTTCGCGGGCCTGCCGATGGAGGCCTCGTGGGACGGCATCACCGAGACGCTCCACGGGGAGGGCGAGGCGGCCCTCGAGCGGGTCGAATCGATCGCCGACGACCGCGGCGTCGCGGTCACCACCCACCTGTTGGAGGGGTCGCCGAGCAAACGCATCGTCCAGTGGGCCGAAGGCGAAGACTGCGACCTCGTGGTGATGGGCACCCACGGTCGCGGCGGCATCGACCGACTGCTCCTGGGGAGCGTCGCCGAGCGCGTCGTCCGGGCCTGCAAGGTCCCGGTGCTGACGGTCCGGGTCGGCGACGACGAGGAGACGCCGACGGCGAGCGAGGCGAGCGCCGAAACCGAATCCGCCGTCGTCGAGTGA
- a CDS encoding DUF7537 family lipoprotein, with protein sequence MLVVCLVLAGCTGGTGRTDTTTATPTVETAGSSPSSTATTAVRANGSASGRRLAADHADALAAAESFTRRWSASLSSSVDGTTETLSLNRTARVDADGELFLRETTAGTITETRYVSPSGDRYGRTELSGRDTVKYHRPGDDYAVEAYRNRSAETVVDAFEFEADGATTLDGERVRVYAATSLSQVRHPDANVTRFDPEDVTALDACAYVDGSGLVRKFTYRVEADVDGVNRTFAVRFAYEDVGSTDVQAPSWLGEAKDALASRPTTTADPTRHVVETVGNESLGVDVIVSGPKSAVDALRIERRTAGVSAANAERFREARASAVVGVRPPGDELRVRSLALSYDESAVPNGDEPGLDVYRYVPANGTLVRMEVTVNLDRNVAYVYRVDPESAYVVLHTETWRNRST encoded by the coding sequence ATGCTCGTCGTCTGCCTCGTCCTCGCGGGGTGCACCGGCGGGACGGGCCGGACGGACACGACGACCGCGACGCCGACGGTCGAAACCGCCGGGTCGTCGCCGTCGTCGACGGCGACGACCGCGGTCCGAGCGAACGGTTCGGCGTCGGGCCGGCGACTGGCCGCCGACCACGCCGACGCGCTCGCGGCGGCCGAGAGCTTCACCCGTCGGTGGTCGGCGTCGCTGTCCTCGTCGGTCGACGGCACCACGGAGACGCTGTCGTTGAACCGGACGGCGCGCGTGGACGCCGACGGCGAACTGTTCCTCCGCGAAACGACGGCCGGCACGATAACGGAGACGAGGTACGTGTCGCCGTCCGGCGACCGCTACGGCCGGACCGAACTCTCGGGGCGGGACACCGTGAAGTACCACCGACCCGGCGACGACTACGCCGTCGAGGCCTACCGGAACCGGTCGGCCGAGACGGTGGTCGACGCGTTCGAGTTCGAAGCCGACGGCGCGACGACGCTCGACGGCGAACGGGTTCGCGTCTACGCCGCCACCTCCCTGAGCCAGGTCCGACACCCCGACGCGAACGTCACCCGGTTCGACCCCGAGGACGTCACCGCGCTCGACGCATGCGCCTACGTCGACGGTTCGGGGCTGGTGCGGAAGTTCACCTACCGCGTCGAGGCCGACGTCGACGGGGTGAACCGAACGTTCGCCGTGCGATTCGCCTACGAGGACGTCGGTTCGACCGACGTGCAAGCGCCCTCGTGGCTCGGCGAGGCGAAGGACGCGCTCGCATCGCGGCCGACGACGACCGCCGACCCGACCCGTCACGTGGTCGAGACGGTGGGCAACGAGTCGCTTGGCGTCGACGTGATCGTCTCCGGTCCGAAGTCGGCCGTCGACGCCCTCCGAATCGAACGCCGGACCGCCGGCGTTTCGGCCGCCAACGCCGAGCGGTTCCGCGAGGCCCGGGCGTCGGCGGTCGTCGGGGTTCGGCCGCCGGGCGACGAACTCCGGGTCCGGTCGCTGGCGCTGTCGTACGACGAGTCGGCCGTGCCGAACGGCGACGAACCCGGCCTCGACGTCTACCGGTACGTCCCCGCCAACGGGACGCTGGTGCGGATGGAGGTGACCGTCAACCTCGACAGGAACGTCGCGTACGTCTACCGCGTCGACCCCGAGAGCGCGTACGTCGTCCTCCACACCGAGACGTGGCGAAACCGGTCGACGTAA
- the cofD gene encoding 2-phospho-L-lactate transferase — MVTFLSGGTGTPKLLEGATAAFDTADTTVVGNTGDDVELGGLLVCPDIDTVLFQQGGLLDRERWWGIADDTTETHDELAALADAAGLDPGPRYLPEDAQVSGRRIARWRRFSGVAEFMEIGDRDRAVHVTRTGLLDEGRSLTEVTRLLADAFDAAVDVVPMSDDPVASIVHTPEGEMHFQEFWVGRRGEPDVEDVEFRGGESADPSPAAVGAIREGPVVVGPSNPVTSIGPMLAVDGLRDALDAATVVAVSPFVEDRVFSGPAAKLMEGVGLDPSTAGVAEAYSFADAFVLDDDDGTDLDRPVVRTDTEMNDIGDAERVARAVADALEVV, encoded by the coding sequence ATGGTCACGTTTCTCTCCGGGGGCACCGGCACCCCCAAGCTCTTGGAGGGCGCGACGGCGGCGTTCGACACGGCCGACACCACCGTCGTCGGAAACACGGGCGACGACGTCGAACTCGGCGGCCTGCTCGTCTGCCCCGACATCGACACCGTCCTCTTCCAGCAGGGCGGCCTGCTCGACCGCGAGCGCTGGTGGGGTATCGCCGACGACACCACCGAAACCCACGACGAACTCGCCGCCCTGGCCGACGCGGCGGGCCTCGACCCCGGTCCGCGCTATCTCCCCGAAGACGCCCAAGTGTCGGGCCGGCGCATCGCCCGGTGGCGTCGCTTCTCCGGCGTGGCGGAGTTCATGGAGATCGGCGACCGCGACCGAGCGGTCCACGTCACCCGGACCGGCCTGCTCGACGAGGGGCGCTCGCTCACGGAGGTCACACGCCTCCTCGCCGACGCCTTCGACGCCGCGGTCGACGTGGTGCCGATGAGCGACGACCCCGTGGCGTCCATCGTCCACACGCCGGAGGGCGAGATGCACTTCCAGGAGTTCTGGGTCGGCCGCCGCGGAGAACCCGACGTCGAGGACGTGGAGTTCCGCGGCGGCGAGTCGGCCGACCCATCGCCGGCCGCGGTCGGGGCGATTCGCGAGGGGCCGGTGGTCGTCGGCCCCTCGAACCCCGTGACGAGCATCGGCCCGATGCTGGCGGTCGACGGCCTCCGGGACGCCCTCGACGCCGCGACGGTCGTCGCCGTCTCGCCGTTCGTCGAGGACCGGGTGTTCTCCGGGCCGGCCGCGAAACTGATGGAGGGCGTCGGACTCGACCCCTCGACCGCGGGCGTCGCCGAGGCTTACTCCTTCGCCGACGCCTTCGTGCTGGACGACGACGACGGCACCGACCTCGACCGACCGGTCGTCAGGACCGACACCGAGATGAACGACATCGGCGACGCCGAGCGGGTCGCGCGCGCCGTCGCCGACGCCCTGGAGGTGGTCTGA
- a CDS encoding HpcH/HpaI aldolase family protein: protein METFRNDTLAKLDDGEPVRGAWLASMSPRVAEVLARTDLDWVGLDAEHTPASAERIESAVRAIGDAATPVVRLPSVEAAVDGVCKRALDSGVQGVMIPDVRTPEDVERAVGAAKFPPAGERGVAGTTRANGYGAAFDEYVERANDETLVAIQLESREVIERADELLAVEGVDVAFVGENDLSASLGHPGETDRSDVVEAVDAVFEAAQTNGVHPGIAGRTPEDIAERADRGFRFFLLGADVKFLRDGLEPFFSG from the coding sequence ATGGAGACGTTCCGCAACGACACGCTCGCGAAACTCGACGACGGCGAACCGGTCCGGGGCGCGTGGCTCGCCTCGATGAGTCCGCGGGTCGCGGAGGTGCTCGCGCGGACCGACCTCGACTGGGTCGGCCTCGACGCCGAACACACGCCCGCGTCGGCCGAACGCATCGAATCCGCCGTCCGGGCGATCGGCGACGCCGCCACGCCCGTCGTCCGACTCCCGTCGGTCGAGGCCGCGGTCGACGGCGTCTGTAAGCGCGCGCTCGACTCCGGCGTGCAGGGCGTGATGATACCCGACGTCCGAACGCCCGAGGACGTCGAGCGCGCCGTCGGGGCCGCAAAGTTCCCGCCGGCGGGCGAGCGGGGCGTCGCCGGCACGACCCGGGCCAACGGGTACGGCGCGGCGTTCGACGAGTACGTCGAGCGGGCGAACGACGAGACGTTGGTCGCGATACAACTCGAATCGCGGGAGGTGATAGAGCGCGCCGACGAGTTGCTCGCGGTCGAGGGCGTCGACGTCGCGTTCGTCGGCGAGAACGACCTCTCGGCGTCGCTCGGCCACCCCGGCGAAACCGACCGCTCCGACGTGGTCGAGGCGGTCGACGCGGTGTTCGAGGCAGCACAGACGAACGGCGTCCACCCCGGAATTGCGGGACGGACTCCCGAGGACATCGCCGAGCGCGCCGACCGTGGGTTCCGGTTCTTCCTGCTCGGTGCGGACGTGAAGTTCCTGCGGGACGGACTCGAACCCTTCTTCTCGGGGTGA
- a CDS encoding amidohydrolase family protein, with amino-acid sequence MIVEGTVVRGPEFEPVEGRVVVEDGEIAAVEEASVDSSKVVLPAFVNAHTHIGDSIAKEAGGGLSLDELVAPPDGLKHRLLRAASREEKVEAMRRSVRFMRTTGTSSFMEFREGGVEGVYALQEAVDGLDVEPVVLGRETVDAMEAGDGFGASGARDAEFGRERNATAKADKLFGIHAGERDPTDINPALDLNPDFLVHVVHPEPLHLERIEDRSVPVVVCPRSNLVTGVGTPPIAELVDRTTVALGTDNVMLNSPSMFREMEFASKLADVSAREVLRMATYNGARIAGLNCGVVEEGMDAKLLVLDGDSDNLAGAQDVVRAVVRRAGASDVEDVIL; translated from the coding sequence ATGATAGTCGAGGGCACCGTCGTCCGCGGCCCCGAGTTCGAACCGGTCGAGGGACGGGTCGTGGTCGAGGACGGCGAAATCGCCGCGGTCGAGGAGGCCTCGGTCGACTCCTCGAAGGTCGTCCTGCCGGCGTTCGTCAACGCGCACACCCACATCGGCGACTCCATCGCCAAGGAGGCCGGCGGCGGCCTGAGCCTGGACGAACTGGTCGCGCCGCCCGACGGCCTGAAACACCGACTCCTCCGGGCGGCCTCCCGCGAGGAGAAGGTCGAGGCGATGCGGCGGTCGGTGCGGTTCATGCGGACGACCGGAACGAGTTCGTTCATGGAGTTCCGCGAGGGCGGCGTCGAGGGCGTCTACGCGCTCCAGGAGGCGGTCGACGGACTCGACGTCGAACCGGTCGTCCTGGGCCGCGAGACGGTCGACGCGATGGAAGCGGGCGACGGCTTCGGCGCGAGCGGCGCGCGCGACGCCGAGTTCGGCCGGGAGCGAAACGCCACCGCGAAGGCGGACAAACTGTTCGGCATCCACGCCGGCGAGCGCGACCCGACCGACATCAACCCCGCGCTCGACCTGAATCCGGACTTCCTGGTCCACGTGGTCCACCCCGAACCGCTCCACCTCGAACGCATCGAGGACCGCAGCGTGCCGGTCGTGGTGTGCCCGCGCTCGAACCTGGTGACCGGAGTCGGCACGCCGCCTATCGCGGAACTGGTCGACCGAACCACCGTCGCGCTCGGCACCGACAACGTGATGCTGAACAGTCCGTCGATGTTCCGCGAGATGGAGTTCGCGTCGAAACTCGCCGACGTGTCGGCCCGCGAGGTGCTCCGGATGGCGACGTACAACGGCGCGCGCATCGCCGGACTGAACTGCGGCGTCGTCGAGGAGGGCATGGACGCGAAGCTCCTCGTGCTGGACGGCGACTCCGACAACCTCGCCGGCGCTCAGGACGTGGTCCGGGCGGTCGTCCGGCGGGCGGGCGCCAGCGACGTCGAAGACGTAATCCTGTAG
- a CDS encoding HD domain-containing protein, with protein MKTIKDSVHDHIEVDGVARALLDAPAVQRLRRIKQLGPAHLVYPSANHTRFEHSLGVYHLACEALAHLGIEGKRAKRVKAAAILHDVGHAPYSHSIEDVLHRHTGKYHDDVHDILAGQAVGDVLRDHDLDPDNVADLIAGEGKLGQVVAGELDVDRMDYLVRDAHHTGVPYGTIDHSRLVRELTLIDGELVLAEGNVPTAESLLLARALMNPTVYNHHVTRIARSVLQRASERLIADSDVTAEQLRRMDDHDMFAAFRRTPETAEYARRLSDRDLFKRAVWAELGDVPEEVLTADHDAIRAFERDVADRAGVDEAEVVLDVLGRPTMTESSTRVIVNGEIRRLDQQSALVSALRAVQREQWRLGVYAPAEKTDVVGHAAEDVLGLATDGALVSEIRTPGTRTTLDEF; from the coding sequence ATGAAGACCATCAAGGACAGCGTCCACGACCACATCGAGGTCGACGGCGTCGCTCGCGCCTTGCTGGACGCCCCTGCGGTCCAGCGACTCCGCCGCATCAAGCAACTCGGCCCCGCCCACCTCGTCTACCCCTCCGCGAACCACACCCGGTTCGAACACAGCCTCGGCGTGTACCACCTCGCCTGCGAGGCGCTCGCCCACCTCGGCATCGAGGGCAAGCGCGCGAAACGCGTCAAGGCTGCCGCCATCCTCCACGACGTGGGCCACGCGCCCTACAGCCACTCCATCGAGGACGTCCTCCACCGACACACCGGCAAGTACCACGACGACGTCCACGACATCCTCGCCGGGCAGGCGGTCGGCGACGTACTCCGGGACCACGACCTCGACCCCGACAACGTCGCCGACCTCATCGCTGGAGAGGGGAAACTCGGCCAGGTCGTCGCGGGCGAACTCGACGTCGACCGGATGGACTACCTCGTCCGGGACGCCCACCACACCGGCGTTCCGTACGGCACCATCGACCACTCCCGACTGGTCCGGGAACTCACCCTCATCGACGGCGAACTCGTCCTAGCGGAGGGCAACGTCCCGACCGCAGAGAGTCTGCTGCTCGCCCGCGCGCTGATGAACCCCACCGTCTACAACCATCACGTCACCCGCATCGCCCGGAGCGTCCTCCAGCGGGCGAGCGAGCGCCTCATCGCCGACTCGGACGTGACCGCCGAGCAACTCCGGCGGATGGACGACCACGACATGTTCGCGGCGTTCCGCCGGACGCCCGAAACCGCCGAGTACGCCCGACGGCTGAGCGACCGCGACCTGTTCAAGCGGGCCGTCTGGGCGGAACTGGGCGACGTGCCCGAGGAGGTGCTGACCGCCGACCACGACGCGATTCGGGCCTTCGAGCGCGACGTCGCCGACCGGGCGGGCGTCGACGAGGCCGAAGTCGTCCTGGACGTGCTCGGCCGGCCGACCATGACCGAATCCTCGACCCGTGTCATCGTCAACGGCGAGATTCGGCGCCTCGACCAGCAGTCGGCGCTGGTTTCGGCGCTCCGGGCCGTCCAGCGCGAGCAGTGGCGACTCGGCGTCTACGCGCCCGCCGAGAAGACCGACGTCGTGGGCCACGCCGCCGAGGACGTGCTCGGACTGGCGACCGACGGCGCGCTGGTCAGCGAGATTCGCACCCCCGGCACCCGGACGACGCTCGACGAGTTCTAA
- a CDS encoding biotin--[acetyl-CoA-carboxylase] ligase: protein MNDTRRAVLAALADGPVTGPALADRLGISRNAVWKHVEALRNAGFEVESGADGYALAAVPEYGEAAVEFGLDAPFDVEYHDSVDSTNARARELAVASAGDVAVLADEQTGGRGRLDREWSSPRGGVWCSLVLRPALPPARVPLLTLAAAVAVADAAREAGVPAEIKWPNDVLVSGPNEGSSDLRSDGVLVGDTGERGGRKLAGVLTEMEGEADSVSWVVVGIGVNANLDAEALPDGATSLRAERRARRSARSESDGEHEDDVDRRIFVQRLLERFDELRGDPDSILDAWRERSATLGQRVRVETADGAVVGEAVDVVSPGALVVETDDGEEVWVLAGDCEHLRPA, encoded by the coding sequence ATGAACGACACTCGCCGGGCCGTCCTCGCCGCCCTGGCCGACGGTCCCGTCACCGGACCGGCGCTCGCCGACCGGCTCGGAATCTCGCGTAACGCGGTCTGGAAGCACGTCGAGGCGCTCCGCAACGCCGGCTTCGAGGTCGAGAGCGGGGCCGACGGCTACGCGCTGGCGGCCGTCCCGGAGTACGGCGAGGCGGCGGTCGAGTTCGGTCTGGACGCGCCGTTCGACGTCGAATACCACGACTCGGTCGACAGCACGAACGCCCGCGCTCGCGAACTCGCGGTCGCGAGCGCGGGCGACGTCGCCGTGCTGGCCGACGAGCAGACCGGCGGCCGGGGTCGACTCGACCGCGAGTGGTCGTCGCCGCGCGGCGGCGTCTGGTGCAGTCTCGTCCTCCGGCCGGCCCTGCCGCCCGCCCGCGTGCCACTGTTGACCTTAGCGGCCGCCGTCGCGGTCGCCGACGCCGCCCGGGAGGCGGGCGTCCCCGCCGAAATCAAGTGGCCGAACGACGTTCTCGTGAGTGGACCGAACGAGGGCTCGTCGGACCTTCGGTCCGACGGTGTTCTAGTGGGTGACACCGGCGAGCGCGGCGGCCGAAAACTCGCGGGCGTCCTGACCGAGATGGAGGGCGAGGCCGACAGCGTCTCGTGGGTCGTCGTCGGAATCGGCGTCAACGCCAACCTGGACGCCGAGGCACTCCCCGATGGCGCGACCAGTCTCCGAGCGGAGCGCCGCGCGCGGCGCTCCGCTCGGAGCGAGAGCGACGGAGAGCATGAAGACGATGTGGACCGCCGAATCTTCGTCCAGCGACTGCTGGAGCGGTTCGACGAACTCCGGGGCGACCCCGATTCGATTCTGGACGCCTGGCGAGAGCGGTCGGCGACGCTCGGCCAGCGCGTGCGGGTCGAAACCGCCGACGGTGCGGTCGTCGGCGAGGCCGTCGACGTGGTTTCGCCGGGCGCGCTCGTGGTCGAGACGGACGACGGAGAAGAGGTTTGGGTCCTCGCGGGCGACTGCGAGCACCTTCGCCCGGCCTGA
- a CDS encoding triphosphoribosyl-dephospho-CoA synthase: MNPPADADFGPAENAQLALLLEVAGTPKPGNVDRERDFPDLRFEHFLAGSVGSGAGLRAAAEGASVGEAFERAVAGMSRQEGGNTQFGALLLLVPLVRAAARTSGDEKLTPKAATAVVEDTTVEDAANFYRAFDRVNVFVDDPPEDAEALDVRRGSDAIPAVKERGVTLSDVLALGADEDDVAAEWTNGFERTFWAVDRLADLDGPLSARGARVYLELLSRKPDTLVAKQHGKKVAESVRVRAQEALEGDAELLAAFADSLVADGVNPGTTADIAAAALFVALERGEVSV; the protein is encoded by the coding sequence GTGAACCCGCCCGCAGACGCCGACTTCGGCCCCGCAGAGAACGCCCAGCTAGCGCTCCTGCTCGAAGTCGCCGGGACGCCGAAACCCGGCAACGTCGACCGCGAGCGGGACTTCCCCGACCTCCGGTTCGAGCACTTCCTCGCTGGCTCGGTCGGGTCGGGCGCTGGCCTGCGGGCGGCCGCCGAGGGCGCGTCGGTCGGCGAGGCCTTCGAGCGCGCGGTCGCCGGGATGAGCCGTCAGGAGGGCGGCAACACCCAGTTCGGCGCGCTCCTCCTGCTCGTGCCGCTCGTGCGCGCCGCGGCGCGCACGAGCGGCGACGAGAAACTCACTCCGAAAGCAGCGACCGCGGTGGTCGAGGACACCACCGTCGAGGACGCCGCGAACTTCTACCGGGCGTTCGACCGCGTGAACGTGTTCGTCGACGACCCACCGGAAGACGCCGAGGCGCTCGACGTTCGCCGGGGTAGCGACGCGATTCCGGCGGTCAAGGAGCGGGGCGTCACCCTCTCGGACGTGCTCGCGCTCGGCGCCGACGAGGACGACGTGGCGGCCGAGTGGACGAACGGGTTCGAGCGCACCTTCTGGGCGGTCGACCGCCTCGCCGACCTCGACGGTCCGCTGTCGGCCCGCGGCGCCCGGGTCTACCTCGAACTCCTCTCGCGGAAACCCGACACTCTCGTCGCGAAACAGCACGGCAAGAAGGTCGCAGAGAGCGTCCGGGTCCGGGCCCAGGAGGCGCTCGAAGGCGACGCCGAACTGCTGGCGGCGTTCGCCGACTCGCTCGTGGCCGACGGCGTCAATCCCGGGACGACCGCCGACATCGCGGCGGCGGCGCTGTTCGTCGCGCTCGAACGCGGGGAGGTGTCGGTGTGA
- a CDS encoding tRNA-dihydrouridine synthase, with translation MFEPRVALASLSGRSDAEWAAAADEHVGAAFLGGIALDEPTREAAREMVDRDREEFLPADPVAFVDRQLAALADADVDLRPGFNVRAASPEPVREVARVCAERGAVLEINAHCRQDEMCAAGAGEGLLRDSDRLAEQVRAAADEGADVSVKVRAEVPGVDLAETARVVADAGGRVLHVDAMDSEGVVAEVADAADLFVVANNGVRDEATVREYLAYGADAVSVGRPSDDPAVLGRVRDATEDWFAAERPEVSP, from the coding sequence GTGTTCGAACCCAGAGTCGCGCTCGCCAGCCTCAGCGGGCGGTCGGACGCCGAGTGGGCCGCCGCGGCCGACGAACACGTCGGCGCGGCGTTCCTCGGCGGCATCGCGCTCGACGAACCGACCCGCGAGGCCGCTCGCGAGATGGTCGACCGGGACCGCGAGGAGTTCCTGCCCGCCGACCCCGTCGCGTTCGTCGACCGCCAACTCGCCGCGCTCGCCGACGCCGACGTCGACCTCCGGCCGGGGTTCAACGTCCGTGCGGCCTCACCCGAGCCGGTCCGCGAGGTCGCCCGCGTCTGCGCCGAACGTGGCGCAGTCCTGGAGATAAACGCCCACTGCCGGCAGGACGAGATGTGCGCCGCGGGCGCCGGCGAGGGCCTTCTCCGGGACTCCGACCGCCTTGCCGAGCAAGTCCGGGCCGCGGCCGACGAAGGCGCCGACGTCAGCGTGAAGGTTCGTGCCGAAGTGCCGGGCGTCGACCTCGCCGAAACCGCCCGCGTCGTCGCCGACGCGGGCGGGCGGGTGCTCCACGTCGACGCGATGGACTCCGAGGGAGTCGTGGCCGAGGTCGCCGATGCGGCCGACCTCTTCGTCGTCGCCAACAACGGCGTCCGCGACGAGGCGACCGTCCGGGAGTATCTAGCCTACGGCGCCGACGCGGTGAGCGTCGGCCGCCCGAGCGACGACCCCGCGGTCCTCGGTCGTGTTCGGGACGCGACCGAGGACTGGTTCGCCGCCGAGCGACCGGAGGTGTCGCCGTGA
- a CDS encoding acetyl-CoA carboxylase biotin carboxylase subunit has protein sequence MFDKVLVANRGEIAVRVMRACEELGIDTVAVYSEADKDSGHVRYADEAYNVGPARAADSYLDHDAVIEAAQKAGADAIHPGYGFLAENAEFAAAVEATDGVQWIGPTSDSMEQLGEKTKARKTMREADVPIVPGTTDPVEDPEEVKEFGDEHGYPVAIKAEGGGGGRGMKVVRGPEEAEDQLESAKREGEAYFDNANVYLERYLENPRHIEVQIIADHHGNVRHLGERDCSLQRRHQKVIEEGPSPALTDELREQIGEAARRGADAAGYYNAGTFEFLVEDDPDREDGELLGTDANFYFLEVNTRIQVEHTVTEMLTGIDIVKWQVRVAADEELAFAQDDVELEGHAMEFRINAENAAEDFAPATGGKLTTYDPPGGIGVRVDDALRQGDDLVTDYDSMIAKLIVHASDREECIARSKRALAEYDIQGIPTIVPFHRLMLTDEAFVTGTHTTKYLDHTLDPERIDEAQEKWGTDTESTAGDDEEVVEREFTVEVNGKRFEVDLEERGAAAIPVGDAGASGGQKPQPAGGDGGSEETAAAEGEGESVTAEMQGTILDVKVEEGDEVASGDVVCVLEAMKMENDVVANRGGTVTQVAVSEGDSVDMGDVLIVID, from the coding sequence ATGTTCGACAAGGTTCTGGTCGCCAACCGAGGTGAAATCGCGGTTCGCGTCATGCGAGCCTGCGAGGAGTTGGGCATCGACACCGTCGCCGTCTACAGCGAGGCCGACAAGGACTCCGGACACGTCCGCTACGCCGACGAGGCGTACAACGTCGGACCGGCCCGCGCGGCCGACTCGTACCTCGACCACGACGCGGTCATCGAGGCCGCCCAGAAGGCCGGTGCCGACGCCATCCACCCCGGATACGGCTTCCTCGCGGAGAACGCCGAGTTCGCCGCGGCCGTCGAAGCGACCGACGGCGTCCAGTGGATCGGCCCGACCAGCGATTCGATGGAGCAACTCGGCGAGAAGACCAAGGCCCGTAAGACGATGCGCGAGGCCGACGTGCCCATCGTCCCGGGGACGACCGACCCCGTCGAGGACCCCGAGGAAGTCAAGGAGTTCGGCGACGAGCACGGCTACCCGGTCGCCATCAAGGCCGAGGGCGGCGGCGGCGGCCGCGGCATGAAGGTCGTCCGCGGCCCCGAGGAGGCCGAGGACCAACTCGAATCCGCCAAGCGCGAGGGCGAGGCGTACTTCGACAACGCCAACGTCTACCTCGAGCGCTACCTCGAGAACCCCCGCCACATCGAGGTCCAGATCATCGCCGACCACCACGGCAACGTCCGCCACCTCGGTGAGCGGGACTGCTCGCTCCAGCGCCGCCACCAGAAGGTCATCGAAGAGGGGCCGTCGCCCGCACTGACCGACGAACTCCGCGAGCAGATCGGCGAGGCGGCCCGCCGGGGCGCCGACGCCGCGGGCTACTACAACGCCGGCACCTTCGAGTTCCTCGTGGAGGACGACCCGGACCGCGAGGACGGCGAACTCCTCGGGACCGACGCGAACTTCTACTTCCTCGAAGTCAACACCCGCATCCAGGTCGAGCACACCGTCACCGAGATGCTGACCGGCATCGACATCGTGAAGTGGCAGGTCCGGGTCGCCGCCGACGAGGAACTGGCCTTCGCCCAGGACGACGTCGAACTGGAGGGCCACGCGATGGAGTTCCGCATCAACGCCGAGAACGCCGCCGAGGACTTCGCGCCCGCGACCGGCGGCAAACTCACGACCTACGACCCGCCGGGCGGCATCGGCGTCCGCGTCGACGACGCGCTCCGGCAGGGCGACGACCTCGTGACCGACTACGACTCGATGATCGCGAAACTCATCGTTCACGCCTCCGACCGCGAGGAGTGCATCGCCCGGTCGAAGCGTGCGCTCGCCGAGTACGACATCCAGGGCATCCCGACCATCGTCCCGTTCCACCGCCTGATGCTGACCGACGAGGCGTTCGTGACCGGCACCCACACCACGAAGTACCTCGACCACACGCTCGACCCCGAGCGCATCGACGAGGCCCAGGAGAAGTGGGGCACCGACACCGAGTCGACGGCCGGCGACGACGAGGAGGTCGTCGAGCGTGAGTTCACCGTCGAGGTCAACGGCAAGCGCTTCGAGGTCGACCTCGAAGAGCGCGGCGCGGCCGCGATTCCCGTCGGGGACGCCGGCGCAAGTGGTGGCCAGAAGCCTCAGCCTGCGGGCGGCGACGGCGGGAGCGAGGAGACCGCCGCCGCCGAGGGTGAAGGCGAGAGCGTCACCGCCGAGATGCAGGGCACCATCCTCGACGTGAAGGTCGAGGAGGGCGACGAGGTGGCCTCCGGGGACGTCGTCTGCGTGCTAGAGGCGATGAAGATGGAGAACGACGTGGTCGCCAACCGCGGCGGCACGGTCACCCAGGTCGCGGTTTCCGAGGGCGACAGCGTAGACATGGGCGACGTGCTCATCGTCATCGACTGA